In one Brevibacterium sp. CBA3109 genomic region, the following are encoded:
- a CDS encoding F0F1 ATP synthase subunit epsilon — MAVLDVNVVAADQQVWAGEAKRVIARTLDGEIGILPGHEPVLGVVADGEARILTTSEETIRVQADGGFLSVENNRVIIAADQAELL; from the coding sequence ATGGCTGTCCTCGATGTGAACGTCGTAGCAGCCGACCAACAGGTATGGGCTGGTGAGGCCAAGCGCGTCATCGCCCGTACCTTGGATGGTGAGATCGGCATCCTGCCAGGGCATGAGCCTGTTTTGGGTGTCGTAGCCGATGGTGAAGCGCGTATTCTCACGACCTCTGAGGAGACCATCCGGGTTCAGGCCGATGGTGGATTCCTGTCTGTCGAGAATAATCGTGTCATCATTGCCGCTGATCAGGCCGAACTTCTCTGA
- a CDS encoding DUF2550 domain-containing protein, with product MNPSVLLIVLLSLVGLALALIVVVTIRRRSISKLSGAFDCSINVGEESSSRPRWRLGVAVFSVASLDWYPVFALTRRAAVRLPRAGLDILVRRKPTSGEQYSVLPDAVVVDCSYGKADGRPRSVSLAMDTESLSTMASWLESSPPGFNPTMGRFT from the coding sequence GTGAACCCTTCCGTCCTGCTGATCGTTCTGCTCTCGTTAGTGGGACTTGCGCTTGCGCTGATCGTCGTCGTGACGATTCGCCGCAGGTCGATTTCGAAGTTGTCCGGTGCTTTTGACTGTTCCATCAACGTGGGCGAGGAATCCTCTTCTCGCCCACGTTGGCGTTTGGGTGTAGCAGTGTTCTCGGTGGCGTCACTGGACTGGTACCCGGTATTCGCACTCACTCGCCGGGCCGCGGTCCGTCTCCCGCGTGCCGGTCTCGATATTCTCGTCCGCCGCAAACCCACGTCCGGGGAACAGTATTCGGTGCTGCCCGACGCCGTGGTGGTGGACTGTTCCTATGGGAAGGCCGACGGCCGACCCCGCTCCGTATCTCTGGCTATGGACACCGAGTCACTGTCCACGATGGCCTCATGGCTGGAATCATCGCCCCCCGGCTTCAACCCGACGATGGGAAGGTTCACCTGA
- the murA gene encoding UDP-N-acetylglucosamine 1-carboxyvinyltransferase, whose product MDVFRLTGPSRLRGEVDIRGAKNSVLKLMAASLLAVGRTTITNVPAILDVRIMVQLLTRLGCNVDYDADHGIVSIDVPAEVGIQADYELVRAMRASISVLGPLTARMRSAHVALPGGDAIGSRGLDMHQAGLEALGATVHLDHGYFVAEAPSGLRGTDIDLEFPSVGATENLVMAATLAHGVTTISNAAKEPEIVDICTMLVDMGAQISGIGTSDITITGVDELRPVAHRTVGDRIVAGTYAFGAALSGGDVIVKGVGLELMPNIAIKLRDSGATVDDLGDIDLGDGTRGKGFRVIGAERPHAIRVATMPFPGFPTDLQPFVIALNSVSDGVGLLSENLFEARWRFVQEIARLGAKVRVDGNHALISGVDSLSGAEVEASDIRAGAGLVMAGLRAVGITEVSGIDHIERGYENFVSNLRSLGATIERVEKADILSFE is encoded by the coding sequence ATGGATGTCTTTCGCTTGACCGGTCCGAGTCGACTGCGCGGCGAAGTCGATATCAGGGGAGCCAAGAACAGCGTTCTCAAACTGATGGCGGCCAGTCTGCTGGCCGTCGGCCGGACGACTATCACCAATGTGCCCGCGATTCTCGACGTGCGCATCATGGTCCAGCTCCTCACCCGGCTTGGTTGCAACGTCGATTACGACGCCGATCATGGCATCGTCAGCATCGATGTACCTGCCGAAGTCGGCATCCAAGCCGACTACGAACTCGTGCGTGCGATGCGAGCATCGATCTCCGTGCTTGGCCCCCTCACCGCGCGGATGCGCTCAGCGCATGTGGCCCTTCCCGGCGGCGACGCGATTGGCTCGCGGGGTCTGGACATGCATCAGGCCGGTCTCGAAGCTCTCGGGGCAACGGTGCATCTCGACCACGGCTACTTCGTCGCGGAGGCCCCGAGTGGTCTTCGCGGAACGGACATCGACCTCGAATTCCCCTCCGTTGGTGCGACGGAGAACCTGGTGATGGCGGCGACGCTGGCCCATGGTGTGACAACGATCTCGAACGCGGCCAAAGAGCCGGAGATCGTCGACATCTGCACGATGCTGGTTGATATGGGTGCCCAGATCAGTGGGATCGGTACGTCCGACATCACGATCACGGGTGTCGACGAACTCCGACCGGTCGCGCACCGTACGGTGGGGGATCGGATCGTGGCCGGAACCTACGCTTTCGGCGCCGCTCTTTCCGGCGGTGATGTGATCGTGAAGGGCGTCGGACTTGAGCTGATGCCCAATATCGCGATCAAACTTCGCGACTCGGGCGCCACAGTCGATGACCTCGGTGACATTGATCTGGGTGACGGCACTCGTGGGAAGGGGTTCCGCGTCATCGGTGCCGAACGTCCGCACGCGATTCGTGTCGCGACGATGCCGTTTCCCGGCTTCCCCACGGATCTGCAGCCGTTCGTCATTGCCCTGAATTCGGTATCTGATGGTGTCGGACTGCTGTCGGAGAACCTGTTCGAGGCCCGCTGGAGGTTCGTCCAGGAGATTGCTCGACTGGGTGCGAAGGTTCGAGTAGACGGTAACCATGCCCTGATCTCCGGTGTTGACAGTCTGTCCGGCGCCGAGGTGGAAGCTTCAGACATCCGCGCCGGTGCCGGCCTCGTGATGGCGGGGCTGCGGGCCGTGGGAATCACTGAGGTCTCCGGCATCGACCACATCGAGCGCGGCTATGAGAACTTCGTGTCGAATCTGCGCAGTCTTGGCGCCACCATCGAGCGCGTCGAAAAAGCCGACATCCTCAGTTTCGAATAG
- the nucS gene encoding endonuclease NucS, giving the protein MRLVIAKCSVDYAGRLTAHLPMATRLIMLKADGSILIHSDGGSYKPLNWMTPPCSITVTDPSQEQTEVGLAEIWTVSQAKTGDKLVITIAEVIADDQHEFGIDPGLVKDGVEAHLQELLSEHIETLGDGYSLVRREYMTAIGPVDILARDHGHKSVAVEIKRRGDIDGVEQLTRYLELMNRDPRLAPVRGVFAAQEIKPQARTLAEDRGIRCVVLDYDALRGMDDPDSRLF; this is encoded by the coding sequence GTGCGTCTCGTCATTGCTAAGTGCTCCGTTGATTATGCCGGTCGTCTGACCGCCCATCTGCCCATGGCCACCCGTCTAATCATGCTCAAGGCCGACGGCTCGATCCTCATCCATTCGGATGGCGGATCGTACAAACCCTTGAACTGGATGACACCTCCATGTTCAATCACCGTCACTGATCCGAGCCAGGAGCAGACAGAGGTTGGTCTGGCCGAGATCTGGACGGTGTCACAGGCCAAGACCGGTGACAAGCTCGTCATCACCATCGCCGAGGTGATCGCCGATGACCAGCATGAATTCGGCATCGATCCCGGACTGGTCAAAGATGGGGTCGAAGCCCACCTGCAGGAACTGCTGTCCGAACATATAGAGACTCTCGGAGACGGCTACAGCCTGGTCAGGCGCGAATATATGACGGCCATCGGACCCGTCGACATTCTCGCCCGAGACCACGGCCACAAGTCGGTTGCCGTGGAGATCAAGCGCCGGGGCGACATTGACGGCGTGGAGCAGCTGACCAGGTATCTGGAGCTGATGAACCGGGACCCGCGGCTCGCACCGGTGCGAGGAGTGTTCGCCGCTCAGGAAATCAAACCTCAGGCCCGAACCTTGGCCGAGGATCGTGGAATCCGCTGTGTCGTCCTCGACTACGATGCACTGCGCGGTATGGACGACCCCGACTCACGCCTGTTCTGA
- a CDS encoding cell division protein, which translates to MTPSEEFRTAMRGYEKSEVDSRLQQLRTEVESVRKALSDARSQVINADRAKLQIAGELSEAKAQLKKAANDSAEASGPPGSRIDHLLKIAESQARETLSQANSDAETIRNKARAEAASARARMHTESNDTLSNARSEADAIISSAEMRADETVKAAEKRAAELKATAEREYNQAKEANEAATKEARESLEHELAELKATAEKQAADLRAEAKTQADESISTAQAQADELLAAAKARDEASTKAADELDVELAGKRQAAESDRKKRYDSAQIENKKLIDEAQARAAKADAEAKEAAERAETTRSDAVKKADDIIADGKTRAQTLIGEARATAEATIEESAAEAKRNVASAQSQVDLLTKQRKTITAQLDQLRSLFAMPGVMGGDSVDPAKAESASHATEQIADEQELADLLAEDPEDADEPADGADAGADGTDSADGTTTSADSTDTAKPSGEDVSTEAAESEATQSDAEEPVATDGAEEAEGSDLPNGATDADTIAIDAQVSGAKNKKGKASRSRNSLR; encoded by the coding sequence GTGACGCCCAGCGAAGAATTCCGCACAGCGATGCGCGGCTACGAAAAAAGTGAAGTTGATTCTCGCCTGCAGCAGCTGCGAACCGAGGTCGAGTCCGTTCGTAAGGCCCTCTCCGATGCCCGCAGCCAAGTCATCAACGCTGATCGCGCGAAACTTCAGATCGCCGGAGAACTCTCTGAAGCGAAGGCTCAACTGAAGAAGGCCGCCAATGACAGCGCCGAGGCGTCTGGCCCTCCCGGAAGCCGCATCGACCATCTGCTCAAGATCGCGGAGTCCCAGGCACGTGAGACTCTCTCTCAGGCGAATTCCGATGCGGAGACGATCCGCAACAAAGCACGAGCCGAAGCCGCGTCTGCCCGTGCGCGTATGCACACAGAGAGCAACGACACTCTGTCCAATGCCCGCTCCGAGGCCGATGCGATCATCAGTTCGGCCGAGATGCGCGCCGACGAGACGGTGAAGGCCGCCGAAAAGCGTGCTGCCGAGCTCAAGGCGACTGCGGAACGCGAATACAACCAAGCCAAGGAAGCCAACGAGGCAGCCACGAAGGAAGCCCGTGAGAGTCTCGAACATGAGCTCGCCGAGCTCAAGGCCACCGCAGAGAAGCAGGCTGCCGATCTGCGGGCCGAAGCCAAGACTCAAGCCGATGAGTCGATCAGCACCGCTCAAGCACAGGCCGACGAACTCCTCGCCGCGGCGAAAGCGCGCGATGAGGCATCGACGAAGGCTGCCGACGAACTCGATGTCGAGCTGGCCGGTAAGCGCCAGGCGGCCGAGTCTGATCGCAAGAAGCGCTACGACTCCGCCCAGATTGAGAATAAGAAGCTCATCGACGAGGCTCAGGCACGCGCGGCGAAGGCCGATGCTGAGGCTAAAGAAGCCGCGGAGAGGGCAGAAACGACCCGCTCGGATGCGGTGAAGAAGGCTGACGACATCATTGCCGACGGCAAGACTCGTGCACAGACCCTCATCGGCGAAGCCCGGGCAACGGCCGAAGCCACTATCGAAGAGTCCGCCGCCGAAGCCAAGCGCAACGTGGCATCCGCCCAGTCTCAGGTCGACCTGTTGACCAAGCAGCGAAAGACGATCACAGCCCAGCTCGATCAGCTCCGTTCGTTGTTCGCCATGCCCGGTGTGATGGGAGGCGATTCCGTCGATCCGGCCAAGGCCGAGTCCGCATCACACGCCACTGAACAGATTGCCGATGAGCAGGAACTCGCCGACCTTCTGGCGGAGGACCCCGAGGACGCAGACGAGCCTGCCGACGGCGCGGATGCCGGAGCGGACGGTACCGACAGCGCCGACGGCACAACCACATCTGCGGATTCCACGGACACCGCGAAACCATCGGGCGAAGACGTCTCAACGGAGGCAGCAGAGTCCGAGGCAACCCAGTCTGACGCTGAGGAGCCTGTCGCGACCGACGGCGCTGAGGAAGCAGAGGGCTCTGACCTGCCCAATGGAGCCACCGACGCTGACACGATAGCCATCGACGCTCAGGTTTCAGGTGCCAAGAATAAGAAGGGCAAGGCATCGCGGTCAAGGAACTCGCTGCGCTGA
- a CDS encoding acetyl-CoA C-acetyltransferase encodes MAEAVIVAGARTPFGRLQGGLSSQTAVQLGGKAISGALDRAGITGEDVEYVIMGQVLQAGLGQGPARQAAVEAGIPMRVPGVTVNKLCLSGINAITQAAQLVRAGEYDVVVAGGQESMSLAPHLLEKSRSGYKYGDVVVKDHMDYDGLWDAFTDQAMGGLTEEANAGDFEFSREDQDAFAARSHQRAAQAWESGAFDDEVEAVTISGRKGDVTVSTDEGVRAETTPESMAKLRPAFRKEGTITAGNASQISDGACAVVVMSREKAEELGAPILAEIRSHGWTAGPDSTLQHQPSQAIQAAAEKEGVAADSFDLYEINEAFAAVGLASSKDLGIDLDKVNVNGGAVALGHPIGASGARIVLTLALELQRRGGGTGIAALCGGGGQGDSLIVSVPAQN; translated from the coding sequence ATGGCTGAAGCAGTGATCGTCGCGGGTGCGCGCACACCATTCGGACGTCTGCAGGGTGGCCTGTCGTCGCAGACAGCTGTGCAGTTGGGCGGCAAGGCTATCTCCGGCGCACTTGACCGCGCAGGGATCACCGGCGAGGACGTCGAGTACGTCATCATGGGGCAGGTTCTGCAGGCCGGGCTCGGTCAGGGACCTGCGCGACAGGCCGCGGTTGAGGCCGGCATCCCGATGCGCGTGCCCGGTGTCACCGTGAACAAACTGTGCCTGTCGGGCATCAACGCGATCACACAGGCTGCACAGCTGGTGCGGGCGGGGGAATACGACGTCGTCGTCGCCGGTGGGCAGGAGTCGATGAGCCTGGCTCCCCATCTGCTGGAGAAATCGCGCTCGGGCTACAAATACGGTGACGTCGTGGTGAAGGACCATATGGACTACGACGGTCTGTGGGATGCTTTCACCGACCAGGCGATGGGTGGCTTAACCGAAGAAGCCAACGCCGGTGATTTTGAATTCTCCCGCGAGGACCAGGACGCTTTCGCGGCCCGTTCCCATCAGCGTGCGGCCCAGGCTTGGGAATCGGGGGCATTCGACGATGAAGTCGAAGCTGTCACCATCTCTGGGCGCAAGGGCGACGTGACCGTCTCCACCGATGAGGGCGTGCGCGCCGAGACCACACCGGAGTCGATGGCGAAGCTGCGACCAGCCTTCCGTAAGGAGGGCACGATCACAGCCGGAAATGCTTCACAGATCTCCGACGGTGCATGCGCGGTCGTCGTCATGTCTCGTGAGAAGGCTGAAGAGCTCGGTGCTCCGATCCTCGCTGAGATCCGTTCGCACGGGTGGACGGCAGGTCCTGACTCCACCCTCCAGCATCAGCCTTCACAGGCCATCCAGGCCGCTGCTGAGAAGGAAGGTGTCGCGGCTGATTCCTTCGATCTCTACGAGATCAACGAAGCCTTCGCAGCGGTTGGACTCGCCAGTTCGAAGGACCTGGGCATCGACCTGGACAAGGTCAACGTCAATGGTGGCGCGGTGGCACTCGGGCATCCGATCGGAGCTTCCGGAGCGCGCATCGTGCTGACCCTTGCTCTCGAGCTCCAGCGCCGAGGCGGCGGCACAGGTATCGCTGCACTCTGCGGTGGTGGCGGTCAGGGTGACTCGCTCATTGTGTCCGTGCCCGCGCAGAACTGA
- a CDS encoding thiamine-binding protein yields the protein MLVAFSVAPSGGDNTDASVHDAVAAAVEVVRRSGLPHRTDSMFTTIEGEWDEVFAVVKEATDVVGEFGPRVALVVKADIRPGYTGEIDGKLERLEKAIDARGDA from the coding sequence ATGCTCGTCGCATTTTCCGTCGCTCCCAGCGGAGGTGACAATACGGACGCATCGGTCCACGATGCGGTCGCCGCAGCCGTGGAGGTCGTTCGACGTTCCGGGCTGCCACACCGGACTGATTCGATGTTCACCACGATCGAAGGTGAGTGGGATGAGGTGTTTGCTGTAGTCAAAGAGGCGACTGACGTCGTCGGTGAGTTCGGCCCGCGAGTGGCGCTGGTCGTGAAGGCCGATATTCGTCCGGGATACACCGGTGAGATCGATGGCAAGCTCGAGCGTCTGGAGAAGGCCATCGACGCACGCGGCGACGCCTGA
- a CDS encoding dynamin family protein, whose translation MTDSKSAVTPPVGGALSDIAKRVSETRFTLQTEDFADGRELHRQLSSELTDYLLPRINRTRTPFMIAVGGSTGAGKSTLVNSLVGRTVSPAGVRRPTTGNPVVVHNPADAKFFESQSFLSDLPRSTDPTASTPSVVLIPDDCVEPGTAVLDCPDIDSIAESNRELARRILMSADLWMFVTTANRYADAAPWALLKDAATRNTSVAIVLDRVPPEANREVRHHLSSLLSESGLANSPIFAVAELELEDGLLPHSAIYPIRSWISQVSSEGRSQERIRQRTLIGSIGAMPAQVKSLADYAESQETTFNRLQLSLDQTFSGADDGLPEVFSDGRVLHGEVNARWQDFVGTGQLFRGLEPTMARMRDRISAAVTGKHDAASPLHVAILRSAAISLREQAIAVVDEISAQWRRDPAGSALLDAHPELCRSAKDLEDSVKSAVSGWSNEVNALVRDIGQGKKSKARILSFGVGGVCAVVEYAAFWDPKYTAADGHDSRNDANVALSLAGTIFGEQEAVNLIGSVRDRFLTTAAGIVGGCRTPFDNVLQLSAVPARQAGALRASGDRLEVAL comes from the coding sequence ATGACAGACAGTAAGAGTGCCGTGACGCCACCAGTGGGAGGGGCGCTGAGCGATATCGCGAAGCGAGTCTCTGAAACCCGCTTCACCCTGCAGACTGAAGATTTCGCTGATGGTCGCGAACTGCATCGTCAGCTTTCCTCGGAGTTGACTGACTACCTGCTGCCGCGGATCAATCGGACACGAACGCCCTTCATGATCGCCGTCGGTGGATCGACCGGCGCGGGCAAATCTACTCTCGTGAATTCCCTGGTGGGGCGCACGGTCAGTCCTGCGGGGGTGCGCCGACCGACGACAGGCAACCCGGTTGTGGTCCACAACCCCGCCGATGCCAAGTTCTTCGAATCACAGTCCTTCCTGTCCGATCTGCCACGCAGCACGGACCCCACGGCGTCGACCCCCTCTGTCGTACTCATTCCTGATGACTGCGTCGAACCTGGCACTGCTGTGCTCGACTGCCCGGACATCGATTCTATTGCCGAGTCGAATCGTGAGCTGGCGCGCCGGATCCTGATGAGCGCGGACCTGTGGATGTTCGTGACCACAGCCAACCGCTATGCCGATGCCGCACCATGGGCCCTGCTCAAGGACGCCGCAACCCGCAACACCTCGGTGGCCATCGTGCTCGACCGGGTGCCGCCGGAAGCAAACCGTGAGGTCAGGCACCATCTCTCCAGTCTGCTGTCGGAATCGGGTCTGGCGAATTCTCCGATCTTCGCAGTGGCCGAACTCGAACTCGAGGACGGTCTGCTTCCTCACTCGGCGATCTATCCGATTCGGTCCTGGATCAGCCAGGTGAGCTCAGAAGGCCGTTCGCAGGAGCGGATACGACAACGGACCCTCATCGGCTCGATCGGCGCAATGCCGGCCCAGGTGAAATCCCTGGCCGATTATGCAGAGTCGCAGGAGACGACGTTCAATCGTCTGCAGCTCAGCCTTGATCAGACCTTCAGTGGTGCAGATGACGGACTTCCCGAGGTATTCTCCGACGGTCGCGTCCTGCACGGAGAGGTCAACGCCCGTTGGCAGGACTTCGTGGGAACGGGACAGCTTTTCCGCGGTCTGGAACCCACGATGGCGCGCATGCGCGACAGGATCTCCGCCGCGGTCACCGGTAAGCACGATGCCGCCTCTCCACTGCACGTTGCGATACTGCGCAGCGCAGCTATCTCATTGCGGGAACAGGCAATCGCGGTCGTTGACGAGATCAGCGCTCAGTGGCGCCGAGATCCAGCCGGATCGGCATTGCTGGATGCACACCCCGAACTGTGCCGTAGCGCGAAGGACCTCGAGGATTCGGTCAAGTCTGCAGTCAGCGGCTGGTCCAACGAGGTGAATGCTCTGGTGCGAGACATCGGCCAGGGCAAGAAGTCCAAGGCCAGAATTCTTTCGTTCGGCGTTGGCGGAGTCTGTGCCGTTGTGGAATACGCGGCATTCTGGGACCCGAAGTACACGGCCGCAGATGGTCATGATTCGCGCAATGACGCGAATGTCGCGCTCAGCCTCGCTGGCACGATCTTCGGTGAGCAGGAAGCCGTGAATCTCATCGGATCCGTCAGGGATCGCTTCCTGACCACAGCGGCAGGAATCGTCGGCGGCTGCCGCACGCCTTTTGACAACGTATTACAACTATCCGCGGTACCGGCGCGGCAAGCGGGCGCTCTGCGCGCCTCCGGTGATCGACTTGAGGTGGCATTGTGA
- a CDS encoding GTPase: protein MNDPAQSEIRRRAEGIRQTLSLGPDKLSPDVRADAQNLLNRAEDRLGLGEEFTVVAFAGSTGSGKSSLFNAVAGLDIARVGVRRPTTSRPTACVWGEGGNDILNWLHVPERSRTWRESALDGDDQRKLHGLILLDLPDHDSTAVKHRVESDRLVGLVDVVFWVVDPQKYADFSLHSEYLTKLAENSSNMVVVLNQVDKLSDEEQKAAADHLQQLLVEDGLTDTKVHLTSAVTRDGIPQVRSILADTVDSKQAASERLLADMQAMANRMQNELGEPVVPPDERPGASRLVETMSDAVGVEAVAQTVHDDYIRRAYRNTGYPVLAWMQRNAPDPLGAKHGQGRDELIRASVPATSRAQSSQVRLMAHELIAESVSSMPRPWQSAVAEAEKASTTELSETLDSAVTAVDIKPQTPNWWSVAKILQIIFFLATILGLLGLIATAILAIVVPGTLPGWSWIASIGLLVVGIIGSVVTSVIAKSARSKGADEAAGDIDRKLRDAIGSVAQSSYLGPVNAVIDEHRRAYETLR from the coding sequence GTGAACGATCCTGCACAGTCCGAGATCAGGCGTCGGGCCGAAGGAATCCGACAGACACTGTCTCTGGGGCCAGACAAACTGAGTCCCGACGTTCGCGCGGACGCGCAGAACCTCCTCAACCGTGCCGAGGATCGCCTCGGGTTGGGCGAAGAGTTCACAGTAGTGGCCTTCGCCGGTTCAACTGGTTCTGGAAAGTCGTCGCTGTTCAATGCTGTCGCCGGACTGGACATCGCCAGGGTCGGTGTTCGCCGCCCGACCACCTCCCGCCCCACCGCATGCGTGTGGGGCGAAGGCGGCAACGACATCCTCAATTGGCTGCATGTTCCCGAGCGCAGCCGGACCTGGCGCGAATCGGCGCTCGACGGTGACGATCAGCGCAAGCTCCATGGTCTGATTCTGCTTGATCTGCCTGACCACGATTCGACCGCGGTCAAACACCGTGTCGAATCCGATCGACTCGTGGGACTCGTCGACGTTGTGTTCTGGGTCGTTGACCCACAGAAATACGCTGACTTCTCACTGCACTCCGAATACCTGACGAAGCTGGCTGAGAACAGCTCGAACATGGTTGTGGTTCTCAACCAGGTCGACAAACTCAGTGACGAAGAGCAGAAGGCTGCCGCCGACCACCTGCAGCAGCTGCTCGTCGAGGACGGGCTCACCGACACCAAGGTGCACTTGACCTCCGCCGTCACACGGGACGGGATTCCTCAGGTCAGGTCAATCTTGGCTGACACGGTTGATTCCAAGCAGGCGGCCTCTGAGCGACTGTTGGCTGATATGCAGGCCATGGCCAACCGGATGCAGAATGAACTCGGCGAACCGGTGGTTCCACCGGATGAGCGCCCGGGGGCTTCGCGTCTGGTGGAGACCATGTCTGATGCCGTCGGCGTCGAGGCCGTCGCGCAAACCGTCCACGATGACTATATTCGCCGCGCCTATCGCAATACCGGATATCCGGTGCTGGCATGGATGCAGAGAAACGCCCCCGACCCGTTGGGGGCCAAGCACGGCCAGGGCAGAGACGAACTCATCCGCGCGTCGGTGCCGGCGACAAGCAGAGCCCAGAGTTCTCAGGTGCGTCTGATGGCTCATGAGCTCATCGCAGAATCGGTGTCCTCCATGCCGCGACCATGGCAGAGCGCGGTAGCAGAAGCTGAGAAGGCGAGCACCACCGAGTTGTCCGAAACGTTGGACTCGGCCGTCACCGCTGTGGATATCAAACCGCAGACCCCCAACTGGTGGTCCGTGGCCAAGATTCTGCAGATCATCTTCTTCCTCGCCACGATCCTTGGCCTGCTGGGTCTCATCGCCACTGCCATCCTCGCCATCGTCGTGCCGGGAACACTTCCGGGATGGAGCTGGATTGCGAGCATCGGCCTGCTCGTGGTCGGTATCATCGGATCTGTAGTGACGTCGGTGATTGCCAAATCCGCGCGCAGTAAGGGTGCTGACGAGGCGGCCGGCGACATTGACCGCAAACTTCGCGACGCCATCGGCAGTGTGGCCCAGAGCTCCTATCTGGGGCCGGTCAACGCCGTGATCGACGAGCACCGACGCGCCTACGAAACACTGCGCTGA
- a CDS encoding single-stranded DNA-binding protein, translated as MSIIPINLSGTVAADPQSRTLPSGRACASFRLAVNHWRLDKGTGEYVADATSWFSVDCYGPLASNASMSLHQGMSVVVQGTLKIREWSTEEKRGIAPTVVAEHIGPDLRYGTANYQKASSANRHQDGQQQGASGGESGWADLGGEVAGAGPDISEASSLGSHDDGEDDGADIAANADGGDSGSVDDAIARDTVSAAAPF; from the coding sequence ATGTCCATCATTCCGATCAACCTCAGCGGTACTGTGGCTGCCGATCCGCAGAGCCGGACGCTGCCCTCGGGCAGAGCCTGCGCATCCTTTCGGTTAGCCGTCAATCATTGGCGCCTCGACAAGGGGACTGGGGAGTATGTCGCCGATGCAACGTCGTGGTTCAGCGTCGATTGCTATGGGCCTTTGGCCAGCAACGCTTCGATGAGCCTCCATCAGGGCATGTCAGTCGTGGTACAGGGGACCTTGAAGATTCGAGAATGGTCGACGGAGGAGAAGCGCGGAATCGCTCCGACGGTAGTCGCCGAGCACATCGGTCCCGACCTTCGGTACGGAACCGCCAACTATCAGAAGGCCAGCAGCGCGAACCGTCACCAGGACGGCCAGCAACAGGGAGCGTCAGGCGGTGAATCAGGCTGGGCGGACCTCGGTGGCGAAGTTGCAGGTGCCGGTCCCGACATCTCCGAAGCGTCGAGCCTCGGTTCCCACGACGACGGGGAAGACGACGGGGCTGATATCGCTGCGAACGCGGATGGGGGAGACTCGGGGAGCGTCGATGATGCCATCGCACGTGACACGGTGAGCGCAGCGGCACCGTTCTGA
- a CDS encoding DUF6993 domain-containing protein produces the protein MRLVPLLSLGALTLALSGCSLLGFGGDDSQPTPVRTPAKPAAEVDKVVTALEPLTGDEDKVPSTKKFFKTMIDAGYDEDQLEATIDDSPLGNDVPSKMFGVKTDKGCVIGEIRKGKATAELMPPTESTGSCLLGEVERPKGVEAPEGDKREKDGDSNGAGHMPGEDINGKDGASQSPSPEGGSEGTSSQGTSADGSASEGPSEGSSSGEAPSLGGG, from the coding sequence ATGCGTCTCGTTCCCCTCCTGAGTCTTGGAGCACTGACCTTAGCTCTGTCGGGCTGTTCGCTGCTGGGATTCGGCGGTGACGATTCTCAGCCGACGCCCGTCCGCACTCCCGCGAAGCCGGCCGCGGAAGTCGACAAGGTCGTCACGGCTCTCGAACCGCTGACCGGCGATGAGGACAAGGTTCCGTCGACGAAGAAGTTCTTTAAGACCATGATCGATGCTGGATACGATGAGGACCAGCTCGAAGCCACCATCGATGACTCACCCTTGGGCAATGACGTGCCCTCGAAGATGTTCGGCGTCAAAACCGACAAGGGGTGCGTTATCGGGGAGATTCGGAAGGGAAAGGCAACTGCAGAGCTGATGCCTCCCACCGAATCGACCGGGTCATGTCTGCTCGGTGAGGTCGAACGTCCGAAGGGTGTGGAGGCACCTGAAGGAGACAAGCGCGAGAAGGACGGCGATTCCAACGGTGCCGGACACATGCCTGGTGAGGACATCAACGGCAAGGACGGCGCTTCGCAGAGTCCGTCGCCTGAGGGGGGATCGGAAGGTACCTCGTCGCAGGGAACATCTGCAGATGGCTCTGCATCCGAAGGTCCCTCCGAGGGCTCCTCGTCCGGTGAAGCACCGTCGCTCGGCGGCGGCTGA